GCAGGTTCGCTCAGGTAATAGTTTTAGGTACTTAGGTGTTAGTTAAGTTTATTCATGTATTTGGGCATTAGATTGCATTTGTGATACAGTTACTAGTACTTTACTTTACAAGTACAAGATAGCCTATGTTACAGCAGCTCTTAACACAACCTGTGTGTTTTATGGTAATCTTTTGCCTCATTGATAGTGTGTAGTACAGTATGTAAGCAGCTCAGTGAAAAAGATGTTTGGAGTATTGAGGAGCATGTCTGCAGCAGGTTCTGTGTCAGAACGTGTGGAGTCACGGGACCTGGCGTCCGTGGTGCGGAATCTGACCCGGTTCTCATCTCCATGGGTGCGGCCGGTCCGGTTCTGGGAGAGGCCGGTGAAGGTCAATGTGGACATGAGGGTTCTCGCGATACTTAacgtggtgagtgtgtgtatgtgtgtgtgtgtgtgtgggtgacagtgttgggagtaatgcattaagaaagtaatgtaattacagtaatgcattacTTTTTGCTGTAAtacagtaatgtaaggcattaccaatacaatttcagtaatattttactcggtacaattctagttactttgctttttaatccaaaattgagaaatgctcaattggcaccagagaagattatccaataattaaaaaagtcctctatgctggtcctggaatttgattgccttgtttagatgactgtagaaagggaatttgagttatctctgccattcataaaacagatctaacatggttaggatatacttctcatttcaagcagtgagaataactaaaatgttcCTTTTACAGAGAtcgtagccattattctcaaactatttgcattaagtctacaccactgtaagtggaaggataggcaaccagcaatgatgagaaccatttaaagtcaacgtgcaatttcactatggctatattttactatattaagttgtgagtgacctttggcctttggggcctacattgttccatgagccataactgcaaccattacagtatattgttattttgttagccttaagcctagctcagtcattatgccataccacatcacctcttgtcgtgtaatgagctgcattgaacacatgaagaaatccatatttcctgttattttggtgaaagtaatgtaaacgtagtgtaatgccttacaattcaaagacagtaatattgtaatgtaacaaattactttgaaaagacaataacaagtaataaatataatgcattacgcttttgaagtaacttgcccaacactggtgggtgagtgtgtgtgtgtgtgtgtgtgtgtgtgtgtgtgtgtgtgtgtgtgtgtgtgtgtgtgtgtgtgtactggatgTGGTGGGTTGGGCCTATTAGGGAGAAATACCTCACTGGTGATATTCATTGTAATCTGGTCTTCATCTTCATTAATATAATGCACACCTTACAGaatgagaaagaggaagagataaAGCTGCATGTTATCATCAGTCAGGTAAGGGTTACTGTCCTGTGAATTAGCATCAATCATTAATCTCTGTTGCAAACACCcatccaaacacacatttacaacatTGGATATGAGAATTGAAGaatatgcatacagtatattcattaattcattcattcaacctttatttattctcggttcattgagggtagtcctcattttcagtgaagccgagattacagaaacaatgaaataacaagagatatagtataataattgtggtaaaaacaaaaatatatatgtatatgtacatatatatattcaaTCAATTCATCTATCTATATCATCTATAACTTCAATCAATTCATAATACATAATATTTCAAATGTTAATTAGGAGTGCTATGTCTGCCCTTCCcctgtcctgattggctgttgtATCTGTCCATTATGGTCAGGGGTGGAAGGATGAACATGTGTGGTGGAATGCTTCTTCATATGGAGGATTGGAACACATCTCTCTACCCTCGACTCTGATATGGACCCCTGACATCGCCGTCCGGGAGgcgtgagtggtgtgtgtgtctgtgtgtgtgtcttggagagggagagagagagagagagtttgtgtgtatgcatgcagggtgtgtgtgcatgcatgcacatatgtgtgtgcatgcatgcacatatgtgtgtgaccAAAACTGTACTTCTCTGTAGGAATTTCCAAGACTCAAATTCAAATGATACTTTCAAACATCTACTTCCTTGGGGGATGTCATAGACTGCTTTATGTAACTAtatgtgtgtagatagatagatagatagatagatagatagatagatagatagatagatagatatatagataacctgtttgtgtgtgtgtgtgtgtatgtttgtgttcgcatgcatacgtgtgtgtgtatatatgtgtgtgtgtgtgtttgtgtgtttgcgtgcattcgtgtgtgtgtgtgagtgtgagtgtgtgtgcatgcgtgtgtgtgtgtgagtgtgtgtacatgtgtacatgtgtgtgtgtgtgtgtatgtgtgtgttaggatcTCTGAGGAGAGGCAGCACACAGACGCCTTTGTGAGAGTGAACAGTAGTGGCTGGGTCAGCAGGGAGGAGGTTGTCATGGTGACCCTGCGCTGTGATCTGGCCATGATGCTCTTCCCCTTCGACACGCAACACTGCAACCTCACCCTCCACTCCCACctacacacaggtacgcacacaaacacacacacacatacgcacacaggcacacacacagacacacgccacAGAAATACACTGACACTGATACAAGGCAAAAACactcacagtgtgtgtatgggggtgtatgtgtgtgtgtgggggggcatctatgtgtgtgtgtgtgtgtgtgtgtgtgtatgagagtgtgcgcacatgtgtgtttgttgagtgtgactgagtgtgcggatgtgtgtgtgtgtgagggggggtatatctgtgtgtgtgagtgtgcgtacatgtgtgtttgcgtgtgtgtatgtgtgtgtgcgcatgtgtgtgtgtgagtgtgcgtacatgtgtgtgtgtgtgtgcgcatgtgtgtgtgtgtgtgtgtgtgtgtgtgtgtgtgtgtgcatgtgtgtgtgtgtgtgtgtatgtgcgtacatgtgtgtgtgtgtgtgtgtgtgtgcgcatgtgtgtgtgtgtgcagttcagGAACTGGAGCTGTGTTTGGAACAGTCCAGTGTGCTGAGCAGGACCCTCATTCCCGTCAGCACTCACGGCGAATGGGATCTCACCTCCCACGCACGCGGCGTCACCCTCGGCCAATCCCACGCCGGACGCCCACACTCCCAGCTCACCTTTCAGGTAGCTCTCTGGACAACATgctccacactcacactcaccttTCACTGAAACGCCTGAAACACATGATGTGATGGTGGCATATCACAGGTTTTGGAGAGATGTCAGTATCACTGGAGGCTTATTTACTGTATtatctgctgctctctctctctctccaattcaattaaaagatgctttattgacatgacacAAAAGgtatttgcattgccaaagcaatcaTACAAAAACTCTTAcaaaactctttctctctctctcgctctatctctTGCTGTCtattttgaatttcccctggggatcaataaagtatctatctatctatctatctctgctGTCTGTGCCTCTATTCCTCTCACACCaagcctcttcctctctctctttctatctatctatctatcgatctgtctgcctgcctgcctgtctatgGTGTGCCTGGCATGTTTCCCATCTATCAATGACCCCCCCCTCTCTAGCTGGgtcagcactctctctctctctctccatctctagctGGGTCTAAgtcaacactctctctctctctctccctctctagctGGGTCTAAgtcagcactctctctctctccatctctagctGGGTCTAAGtcagcactctctctccatctctagctGGGTCTAagtcaccactctctctctctctctctctagctgggTCTAagtcaccactctctctctctctctagctgggTCTAagtcaccactctctctctctctctctctctctctctctctctctagctgggTCTAAGTCGCCACTCCCTGTTCTACGTCTTGAACCTGCTGGTGCCCAGCGCCCTGGTCATGCTGGTGGACCTGGCTGGCTTCTGCATCCCTGTGGACAGTGCCGAGCGGCTTCCCTTCAAGGTGACCCTGTTGCTAGGATACACCGTCTACCTGCTCCTCGCCACCGACCTGCTGCCCCCTTTCAGGGACAGCACGCCCATGCTGGGTGAGCGagggaaagggtgtgtgtgtgtgtatttatttccaGGTGTGTATCTGGTGGGGTGTCTGGTGTTCCTGTCcttgagcttgtgtgtgtgtgtgtgtttatttccaGGTGTGTATCTGGTGGGGTGTCTGGTGTTCCTGTCcttgagcttgtgtgtgtgtgtgtgtgtgtgtgtgtgtttattttcaggTGTGTATCTGGTGTTCCTGTCCCTGAgcttgtcggtgtgtgtgtgtgtgtgtgtgtgtgtgtgtttatttccaGGTGTGTATCTGGTGGTGTGCCTGGTGTTCCTGTCCCTGAGCTtgtcggtatgtgtgtgtgtgtttatttccaGGTGTGTATCTGGTGGTGTGCCTGGTGTTCCTGTccctgagcttgtgtgtgtgtttgtgtgtgtgtttattttcaggTGTGTATCTGGTGCTCCTGTCCctgagcttgtgtgtgagtgtgtgtgtgtatttccaggTGTGTATCTGGTGGTGTGCCTGGTGTTCCTGTCCctgagcttgtgtgtgcatgtgtgtgtgtgtgtgtgtgtgtgtgtgtgtgtgtgtgtgtgtgtatttccaggTGTCTGGTGGTGTGGCTGGTGTTCCTGTccctgagcttgtgtgtgtgtgtgtgtgtgtatttccaggTGTGTATCTGGTGGTGTGGCTGGTGTTCCTGTccctgagcttgtgtgtgtgtgtgtgtgtgtgtgtgtgtgtgtgtgtgtgtgtatttccaggTGTGTATCTGGTGGTGTGCCTGGTGTTCCTGTCCGTGAGCTTGAGTGAGAGTGCGCTGCTGCTTGCTCTGGGTCAGCATGACACTCACACCAGTGACCAGCCCAGTCCACTGTACAGAATGGCCCTGAGGATGAACTTACACCTGCCGCCACCAGAGGGCGCTCGTCAGCAACATGAGTCAAGTAGCAGGCGTGTCAAGAGAGGTGAGAACACCACCACAGtaaggagtactcttctggacaCTCACAATGTGGCCACATCATTTCCTCATACTAttcctactgttttttttttgtttttgtttcgtTCAATCCCCTTAGTCCAGCTGTCTACTAAAACACAACATTATTCTGTATGGATTATACACCAGAcctatgtacagtatgcatctATGTAgggatatgtatgtatgtatgtgcgcatgtatgtatgcatgtatgtatatatgtgtgcatg
This window of the Alosa alosa isolate M-15738 ecotype Scorff River chromosome 7, AALO_Geno_1.1, whole genome shotgun sequence genome carries:
- the LOC125298258 gene encoding 5-hydroxytryptamine receptor 3A-like; this encodes MSAGQILSNCSQTLHGFLVTVATNWQCVVQYVSSSVKKMFGVLRSMSAAGSVSERVESRDLASVVRNLTRFSSPWVRPVRFWERPVKVNVDMRVLAILNVNEKEEEIKLHVIISQGWKDEHVWWNASSYGGLEHISLPSTLIWTPDIAVREAISEERQHTDAFVRVNSSGWVSREEVVMVTLRCDLAMMLFPFDTQHCNLTLHSHLHTVQELELCLEQSSVLSRTLIPVSTHGEWDLTSHARGVTLGQSHAGRPHSQLTFQLGLSRHSLFYVLNLLVPSALVMLVDLAGFCIPVDSAERLPFKVTLLLGYTVYLLLATDLLPPFRDSTPMLGVYLVVCLVFLSVSLSESALLLALGQHDTHTSDQPSPLYRMALRMNLHLPPPEGARQQHESSSRRVKRGLQRSFSVGEACGRDCVVRALGEELEDVGRGRSRRLSVLAQLA